DNA from Streptococcus parasuis:
TTAGCTTTGTTCTTTGTATCAATGAGGTGCAGGCAATATAAATTAACGTGCTTAAAACAGCTAACGAAAGGAAAAAGTATACCGAACGTATTTGATTAAATAGTAAACTAACAAGGATACTAAAAATAGTAAACCACAAACAATTCAGCCATTCTGTTCTCATGCTTTGGACAAGTCTTCTCATAACAACCCCCACTAAAACATTTTAAATATTATGACAAGCATATACTGTATTCCATAATGCCAGGGGAATTGTGGCAGGTTTCGCTATTGTTAATGGTAGCGCATAGGCGTGGAGCAGGCAATTCCATTGCTTCATTGTTAGACTAACCTGAGCACCTCTTGGCCGCCCATTACCTGTGTTACTAGTGGGGCAATAATAATTAAAACCTAGACGAACCAATGTAGCACAGTCACCTCTATCAAAAGTCACGTAGTCACCAGTATCATCAACAAGAGTTAAATCAGCCAAGCTCTCATTAGTATGCCCACCAACCATTTCTATATTTTCAAATACATCGTTCTGCGTTATCATCACATCCGCAGATACAGTTGGTATTGTCAAAAAGAATCCAGCAACAAGAGTCAACAAAGTTATCAAAAACAATTGTTTTTTCATAATGACACCTCTTCTCCATATCGCAAAAAAGCAACAGACAACACTTATGCGATATGTACACTGGACTCACACCTTTCTTTATTGCTTTGTATTCGTTTTCATTTTATGTCTTTTTATACAATTTGTCAAATAAAAACATGTAAAAAAAGGGGGGGCAACTCTTTTAATCCAAATAATGAATCAATATCTTTTCTGTCAAAATGTCTGAATAAGTATAAGATTCTACGAAGGTATTGTTGGGATCTTCAAATTCAACGATAAAGAGAGACTGATAAACCTCTACAATACGTCCTTGTTTATTCTTTTCTCGCTTTCGACCATTTTCAAGGGTTAATTCAACAACTTGACCCTCATGCTCTTTGATATCTTGCTTGATTTGCTTCATCTTGGCAACATCTGTAAATGCATCACTCATTCTCTATCCATCCTCTCTCTTGGAAATACTTGCAAATTTATTATATTCTTTTTGGAACATTAGTTCCACAGTACCACGCGCACCGGAACGGTTTTTTTCTATGATAACTTCAACCGTATTGTTTGGAATGCCGCCATCTTCTTGCTCTCCGCGTTCATAATAATCATCACGATACAAGAAGGCAACGATATCCGCATCCTGCTCAATAGACCCTGACTCACGGATATCAGACAAGACAGGACGTTTATCTTGACGTTGCTCCACACCACGAGATAACTGACTGAGGGCAATAACTGGAACTTTTAATTCCTTGGCTAGAATTTTCAATTGTCGAGAAATCTCTGAAACTTCTTGTTGACGGTTTTCTCGACCGGTTCCTGTAATCAATTGGAGATAGTCAATCAAAATCAAACCTAAATTCCCTGTCTCCTGCGCCAATTTACGAGAACGCGAGCGAATTTCGGTAATCTTGATACCTGGAGTATCATCAATATAGATACTTGCTCGAGCCAAATTAGCTTGAGCCACCATGTACTTGTTCCATTCCTCTTGCGTTAGGTGACCCGTACGAATAGCCCTCGAATTGATAACTCCCTCAGAAGCGAGCATACGGTCAACCAAGCTTTCTGCACCCATCTCCAAAGAGAAGATAGCAACTGTCAAGCCCAGTTTTGTACCGATATTTTGTGCAATATTGAGAGCAAATGCCGTCTTACCAACCGCAGGACGAGCCGCAAGAATAATCAACTCTTCCTCATGCAAACCCGTTGTCATGGCATCGAGGGCAGGATAGCCAGTCGCGATACCTGTAATATCGGATGTCTGTTTGGCGCGTGTTTCTAAGTTATCAAAGTTGATATTTAGAACGTCGTCAATTCTCTTAAAGCCACTCCGACTTGCTCCCTCACTGACATCAATTAAAGCTTTTTCAGCATTAGCAATAATGTCATCTGAGCCATCTGCTCCTTCATAGGCTTGATTGACTGCATCCGTCAAACGGGCAATCAACTTGCGAAGATTCGATTTCTCCGCAACAATCTTGGCATAGAATTCCGCATTGGCTGCTGTCGGTACAGAACTGATGACTTCCGCCAAATAAGCCAAGCCACCAATATTTTCCAAATCACCATGGTTGACAAGATAGTTGCGCATGGTTGTCGCATCAATTGCCTCATTCCTGTCAGAAAGGGCAATCATCGCTTTAAAAATTAACTTGTGGGCATGTTTGAAAAAGTCTTCCGTCTCAATATACTCGCGGACAAAAACAAGCTTTCCTTCATCAAGAAAAATCGCGCCTAAAACGGACTGCTCCGCTAAAATATCCTGAGGTTGTACTCGTAATTCTTCTAACTCTGCCAAGACCTCACCTCCTCACTGGCTAAGTAGTGTCCTAGGCTTCTTTGATGCTCAATTGAATAAGACCTATTACATCTTGATAAATTTTAACAGGAACTTCAATCAAACCAATCGCACGAATAGGGTGATCTAATTGAATATGACGTTTGTCAATCTTGATTCCAAATTGTTTATCCAATTCTTCTGCAATCTTCTTGCTTGTAATAGAACCAAATGTACGTCCATCTGGACCAACTTTTTCAACAAAGGTCACCAAGGTCGTTTCTTCAGCCAATTTAGCTTTAATACTTTCAGCCTCTGCCATCATCTCCGCATGAGCTTTTTCTTTTGATTTTTCTTGGCCACGAAGTGCGCTAATTGCTTGATTTGTAGCTTCTTTTGCCAAGTTTTTTTTGATCAAGAAATTTTGAGCATAACCCGTTGGAACTTCCTTGATTTCGCCCTTTTTTCCTTGTCCTTTAACATCTGCTAAAAAGATTACTTTCATCTTCTAACTCCTTAACTGTCTTTTATTTCTTC
Protein-coding regions in this window:
- a CDS encoding Veg family protein, with protein sequence MSDAFTDVAKMKQIKQDIKEHEGQVVELTLENGRKREKNKQGRIVEVYQSLFIVEFEDPNNTFVESYTYSDILTEKILIHYLD
- the dnaB gene encoding replicative DNA helicase, whose product is MAELEELRVQPQDILAEQSVLGAIFLDEGKLVFVREYIETEDFFKHAHKLIFKAMIALSDRNEAIDATTMRNYLVNHGDLENIGGLAYLAEVISSVPTAANAEFYAKIVAEKSNLRKLIARLTDAVNQAYEGADGSDDIIANAEKALIDVSEGASRSGFKRIDDVLNINFDNLETRAKQTSDITGIATGYPALDAMTTGLHEEELIILAARPAVGKTAFALNIAQNIGTKLGLTVAIFSLEMGAESLVDRMLASEGVINSRAIRTGHLTQEEWNKYMVAQANLARASIYIDDTPGIKITEIRSRSRKLAQETGNLGLILIDYLQLITGTGRENRQQEVSEISRQLKILAKELKVPVIALSQLSRGVEQRQDKRPVLSDIRESGSIEQDADIVAFLYRDDYYERGEQEDGGIPNNTVEVIIEKNRSGARGTVELMFQKEYNKFASISKREDG
- the rplI gene encoding 50S ribosomal protein L9: MKVIFLADVKGQGKKGEIKEVPTGYAQNFLIKKNLAKEATNQAISALRGQEKSKEKAHAEMMAEAESIKAKLAEETTLVTFVEKVGPDGRTFGSITSKKIAEELDKQFGIKIDKRHIQLDHPIRAIGLIEVPVKIYQDVIGLIQLSIKEA